From Coffea eugenioides isolate CCC68of unplaced genomic scaffold, Ceug_1.0 ScVebR1_2794;HRSCAF=3890, whole genome shotgun sequence, a single genomic window includes:
- the LOC113757167 gene encoding uncharacterized protein LOC113757167, giving the protein MNRVDDDTKETVTFRAVSRDEEGRKRAEKVEIDSHNVDTLKYIEKKLIDKGVQRQDHRPIDGIPLGRQHKSGHGGKHTWEGPRDTAENELGAAPPAIDENDPNYVDEAADRILRGEVSGVAGLVVGELELPKVAEEGVARIDVDPQLQTNI; this is encoded by the coding sequence ATGAATCGTGTAGATGATGATACCAAAGAAACTGTTACGTTCAGAGCCGTAAGCAGAGACGAGGAGGGGCGAAAGCGTGCGGAGAAAGTGGAAATAGACAGTCACAACGTGGACACGCTTAAGTACATAGAAAAGAAACTGATTGACAAGGGCGTGCAGAGACAAGACCATCGTCCTATTGATGGGATTCCGTTAGGCCGTCAGCATAAGTCCGGTCACGGGGGAAAGCATACTTGGGAGGGTCCCAGGGACACTGCGGAGAATGAACTGGGTGCAGCTCCTCCTGCCATAGATGAAAACGATCCAAACTATGTGGATGAGGCGGCGGACAGAATACTTAGGGGGGAGGTTAGTGGAGTCGCCGGATTGGTGGTCGGAGAGTTGGAGCTCCCTAAAGTTGCTGAAGAAGGTGTGGCTAGGATTGATGTTGATCCTCAATTGCAGACCAAtatttag